A window of Cryptomeria japonica chromosome 3, Sugi_1.0, whole genome shotgun sequence contains these coding sequences:
- the LOC131066352 gene encoding VQ motif-containing protein 31: MSNSPAMPKQWGSANSESPKGFNQSVHPDTFVEIDSHSFKELVQRLTGASENSESKKLPVTRPARTPKKDGPAEGMKSGWNCGFQVGIQKPAFKLQDRRKFQRKLEINLGLNDHHYAHRLTGNHYYGLSSVTLPALISSPITPLGPFDPFNSPPSYYYDSTPTSCCQSLCLEEEKEKFCFEGSAVSVKREPELLPLFPLHSSRQSSP; the protein is encoded by the coding sequence ATGTCAAATTCTCCAGCCATGCCCAAACAATGGGGATCTGCAAATTCTGAGTCTCCAAAAGGATTCAACCAGAGTGTGCATCCAGACACTTTTGTTGAGATAGACAGCCATAGCTTCAAGGAGCTTGTGCAGAGACTTACTGGGGCTTCAGAGAATTCTGAGAGCAAAAAGCTCCCTGTTACCAGGCCTGCAAGAACTCCAAAGAAAGATGGTCCAGCAGAAGGAATGAAATCAGGTTGGAATTGTGGATTccaagtgggtattcagaaaccaGCCTTCAAGCTCCAGGAcagaaggaaattccaaagaaaatTGGAGATCAATTTGGGTCTGAATGATCATCATTATGCACACAGATTAACAGGTAATCATTATTATGGGTTGTCTTCTGTGACTCTTCCAGCACTGATTTCCAGCCCTATCACTCCTCTTGGGCCTTTTGATCCATTTAATTCTCCACCAAGTTACTATTATGATTCCACTCCCACATCCTGCTGTCAATCCTTGTGTTTGGAAGAGGAAAAGGAAAAGTTCTGTTTTGAGGGTTCAGCAGTTAGTGTGAAGAGGGAACCAGAGTTGCTTCCCCTGTTTCCCCTGCATTCTTCAAGACAGTCCAGTCCCTGA